The Sphingomonas sp. OV641 region ACGAGCAGCACGCAGGCCGCATCGAATAACCCCCGCAAAACAGGTGATATGGGTGAACCAAGGGCACCGACCGTGATTGCGATGATGATGATTTGGGGTAATTTCACGGAAAATAGCGGTGCTAGTTTTCCTGTCTCCCGCGCGCGATGAATCAAAACTCCGACAAAGAATGAAAAGGTGACCCTGATTGCGGCAAGATGAGCATCAGGCCAATATGCTCCTCCATTGAGATTGCCGCGAACGAGCGCCAATGCCAAAAGCATCAAACCCGATATACCAACGATCACTCCCAGTCGTTTGTGAGTTAGAACCCCAAAACCAAAGCCGTAAGCAGCGTTCGCGAACAGCTCGAATGAAAGAGTCCAAGCTACGAAGTTGGCAGGAAACAGCGGTTGGTAGGGGATGCCCACAGGCGGCGATGGCAACATCACGAAGTTGAAGACGCTGGACAGTATTATCTCTGCTGCGAGATGATCGTTTCGATAATAGTATGCTAATTCAACGGTGCCCAGCGCCAGGGCCAGGATATAGAATGGGTAAAGGCGTATCAGCCGAGTGACGATGAACGCTCTGCCACCCATTCCGTCTTGAAGCCTTACATCGTAAGCGCGGGCGAGCACGAAGCCGCTCATGACAAAAAACAGGTCAACGGCAAGGTATGCTCCGCTCGCTACGAAAGGCGCAAAGGCTTGCGGATAATGCAAGGTGATGACGCTCATAGCGGCGAGACCGCGTAGAACGTTGAGGATATGAAAGGACCGTGATCGCTCTTCCGCCGTTCGTTCGGCGCGATGCGTTGCAACACAGGCCATCTCGTGATCCCCAACCGCGGGCCGACCCCAAGGTTGTCTGAACATGACAGGCCGCATCTTATTTTACGCGACGGCGAAGCTTACCCCTCAGGGTTCTTCGGCGGTGCACGTTCCAGAGGCGCACACGAGCAGACCGGCAAGCCTCTTCGCCCCGAGCAACGCGGCTGCGCCGGTCCCCTTAAAACATCGGCAATCTGTCCTAAGGTTTTTTAACCATCTCGTAACGCTTCCCAGCTACCGTTTCGCTTGGGAGATTGTTGTGAGCAATATTTCGGTCAGTGATGTCATGGCCTTGCGAAGTGCGGTTCTCGACCGGAATTCCGCCCTCCGAAATGTCGTCAACAGCAGTGCGGCGTCGCCGGCAAGCGCTGGCGGGATTGCAAGGCCTACGTTTGATGCGGCCATGAGCCAAGTGCTGCAAAAAGTTGAAGGCCCTGGCTCAGTTGGCTCGGCTACTGGAGCGAATAGCAGCTTCGCATCGACAATTGTAGAACAGG contains the following coding sequences:
- a CDS encoding acyltransferase produces the protein MACVATHRAERTAEERSRSFHILNVLRGLAAMSVITLHYPQAFAPFVASGAYLAVDLFFVMSGFVLARAYDVRLQDGMGGRAFIVTRLIRLYPFYILALALGTVELAYYYRNDHLAAEIILSSVFNFVMLPSPPVGIPYQPLFPANFVAWTLSFELFANAAYGFGFGVLTHKRLGVIVGISGLMLLALALVRGNLNGGAYWPDAHLAAIRVTFSFFVGVLIHRARETGKLAPLFSVKLPQIIIIAITVGALGSPISPVLRGLFDAACVLLVFPLIVAASIGRNPVPSRGMCAFLGEISYPIYVLQIPVFTIGVMGLPKLLPGLPQLPAPWSGILLLAALCTASWFMATRIDIPLRRRLNAAVLRHLQPG
- a CDS encoding flagellar hook-basal body complex protein FliE encodes the protein MSNISVSDVMALRSAVLDRNSALRNVVNSSAASPASAGGIARPTFDAAMSQVLQKVEGPGSVGSATGANSSFASTIVEQVLKVNETGAKAGALTVAYERGETTDIAKVMLARQAASIGFEATLQVRNKVLSAYKDIMSMAI